The nucleotide sequence TAAAAAGCTTTTTTATCGCAGCCATTGCAGCAGGAACGGAAGCTCTGCCCTTAAAAGACTTTGATAATATACTGATACCGCTTGTCTGTGCAGGGGCTGCCTTAATATTGGGTGCCTGAGGCAGAGGCTATATAAATGTTAGCCTAAGGCTATTTTTAGGATTTCTTCAGGACTTGAGATTATTGCATCAGCTCCGGCTTGTTCCAATTCAGGGCGTTTTCTAAAACCCCATAAAACACCGATTGTAAAAAGGCCGGCATTTTTTCCGGTTTGAACATCCGTTGCCGTGTCTCCTATATAAAGAAAATCTTTTTTTTCGAGCTTGAGCATTTTTAAAATTTCGTAGACACCTGCAGGGTCAGGTTTTAGAGCGACGGAGTCCCGGGCACCTAGGATACACGAAAAAGTGTTTTCGCCGAAGATTGTCTTAACAACCTTTTCTGTTGTGGAATGAGGCTTATTTGAAAGCACATTGACCGAAATCCCGTTTTTTATTAAATCCGCTAAAAGCTTTTTAATTCCCGGATAGGCCTCGCACAGATAAACGGGATCGGCATCATAGGCTGCATTATATTCCGTAAGAATTTTTTCTTCTAAGGCCTTATCGTTTTTTCCTGCACGTTCAAGAACTCTTTGCACAAGTTTTCTTGCTCCGTTGCCTGTTAAGATTTTAAATTCTTCCGCATCTACAGGCGGTATACCGTATTTTGCCGTTTCAGCATTTAAAAAATGAGCTATCGAATAAAGGGAGTTGGTTAAGGTCCCATCCAAATCAAAAATACATGCTTTTTTCATAAGGCCTCTATTCTAACAAAAATCAAAAATCTATTCAAGCTAAAGTTAAAAGTCTACTTCCCTATGTTCTGCTTTTTGTGTATGATAAGCCCATGGGTAAAAAATTTGAAAAAGAATTGCCGGTTTGCGGCTTTGAAAGCTGTCTTGCTTTGGCAAAACATCATCCCGAAAAAATCTCCCGTTTGTTTTTTTCGGAAAAAAGAGCAAAGCAATTCGGCGAGGTTTGTAAGTATTTGGCTTCCAATAAAAGGTTATATAGAATAGTTTCCGATGATGAATTGGAAAAGCTCTCGGAATCGGTACATCATCAGGGCGTAACTGCGATGATCTTTGAGCCTGAAATTCCTGTTTTAGAGCATGAAGAAATAAACCTTTGGGCTCAAAATAAAGAACACGTTTTAATGCTCGATGAAATAGGAAATGCAAACAATTTGGGAGCAATAATAAGAAGCGCCGCTTTTTTCGGTATAGAAAATATAGTTTTAACAAAAGAAGATAAACAGGCCTCGATTACGACCTCGGCTTATAGGGTCGCGCAGGGCGGAATGGAATTTGTAAAAATCTTTAAGGTTTCATCGACGGCTTGGTTTTTGCGCCAGTGCCGAGGACGGCTTACCTGTATAGGCACGGACTTAAGAGCCCACCACGAAATAGCCGACTTTGGAAGATTAGTCGAAAAAGATGAGGCTTGTGTAATTGTCTTAGGAAATGAAGAGAGGGGAATAAGCGAAGAAGCTAAAAAGCTTTGTGCCCACCTTGTAAAAATAAAGGGAAGCGGCAATGTGGAAAGCTTAAATGTCGCCCAAGCCGCAACCCTTTTTTGCCATAGTC is from Treponema denticola and encodes:
- a CDS encoding TrmH family RNA methyltransferase: MGKKFEKELPVCGFESCLALAKHHPEKISRLFFSEKRAKQFGEVCKYLASNKRLYRIVSDDELEKLSESVHHQGVTAMIFEPEIPVLEHEEINLWAQNKEHVLMLDEIGNANNLGAIIRSAAFFGIENIVLTKEDKQASITTSAYRVAQGGMEFVKIFKVSSTAWFLRQCRGRLTCIGTDLRAHHEIADFGRLVEKDEACVIVLGNEERGISEEAKKLCAHLVKIKGSGNVESLNVAQAATLFCHSLSATNPRSF
- a CDS encoding HAD family hydrolase, which translates into the protein MKKACIFDLDGTLTNSLYSIAHFLNAETAKYGIPPVDAEEFKILTGNGARKLVQRVLERAGKNDKALEEKILTEYNAAYDADPVYLCEAYPGIKKLLADLIKNGISVNVLSNKPHSTTEKVVKTIFGENTFSCILGARDSVALKPDPAGVYEILKMLKLEKKDFLYIGDTATDVQTGKNAGLFTIGVLWGFRKRPELEQAGADAIISSPEEILKIALG